GTCCGCTTGCTGATGGTTTCCCGCTCGTGCTGGGCGATGACGGCAAACAGGCCCACGGTGAGGGTATTGGCATCGGGCATGTCGCAGCAGACGAAGTCCACGCCCGAGTCGCGCAGGGCGAAGATGAAGCCGGCGTTGCGGGAGAGGCGGTCGAGCTTGGCGATAAGCAGCGTCCCCCCTACCCGGCGGGCCTCGGCCATGGCGGCCGCCAGCTGGGGCCGCTGGTTTTTCTTGCCGCTCTCTACTTCCACAAATTCTTCTCCCAACTGTCCCCCGCCGGCGGCGAAGCTGTGCACGGCCGCGCGCTGGGCTTCCAGACCCAGACCGGACTGACCCTGCTTGAGGGTGGAGACTCTGTAATACGGAATGTACTTCTTCACGAAGGGGGCAGTAGGGAGAAAATGGGCTGCAAGATACCCAAT
This genomic window from Hymenobacter sp. DG01 contains:
- a CDS encoding recombinase family protein, with the protein product MKKYIPYYRVSTLKQGQSGLGLEAQRAAVHSFAAGGGQLGEEFVEVESGKKNQRPQLAAAMAEARRVGGTLLIAKLDRLSRNAGFIFALRDSGVDFVCCDMPDANTLTVGLFAVIAQHERETISKRTRDALQAKKARGAQLGTPANLTTEAVAKGREVRQQNARTHQANRQAARLASLLQAQGHTLQQIAGELNESGYRTRRGKQFFPMSVQRLLQRVAS